Proteins encoded in a region of the Waddliaceae bacterium genome:
- the rlmD gene encoding 23S rRNA (uracil(1939)-C(5))-methyltransferase RlmD has product MGRRKKKEAIIDIVAFSGKGNGLGYYINVRNEECPVEVRGAVPGDVVKVVLARRVKRRYISSVEEFITMSPEREPLRCKHAGVCGGCSMQHVPYHRQTNHKESAVRELFSGYSDTAVFHDIIPCEDPWYYRNRMDFSFSQDAAGEKFAGLMMPMAKARVVDIEECYITSRWCVEALDAVRQWWKNSDLEAYYHPKDKGTLREVMFREGKNTGDRMAVLTVSGNPDYALVHDDIAAFVEAIRASCEDENHKVSIFIRIQQLVAGKPTEFYEMHLYGPEYVREILDVGDRGAITVNISPAAFFQPNTIQTEKLYALALEHADITEEDVVYDLYCGTGTIGLCVSKAAKKVVGIELSPEAVLDARENIKDNNIENMEVIQGDVGTALADVDDNVDVVIVDPPRSGLDEDAIANILRLRPKKIVYISCNPKTQAKNVADIVAEGYSLTSIQPIDQFPHTPHIENIVIADRKNIDH; this is encoded by the coding sequence ATGGGACGCAGAAAAAAAAAAGAAGCCATTATTGATATCGTCGCTTTTTCCGGCAAAGGAAATGGCTTGGGATATTATATCAATGTCCGCAACGAAGAATGTCCTGTAGAAGTCCGCGGCGCTGTTCCTGGCGACGTCGTCAAGGTTGTCTTGGCTCGTAGGGTAAAGAGGCGATATATCTCCAGTGTAGAAGAATTTATCACGATGTCACCGGAAAGAGAGCCTCTACGATGTAAACACGCAGGCGTGTGCGGCGGCTGTAGCATGCAGCATGTGCCATATCATCGACAGACAAACCACAAAGAATCCGCCGTCCGTGAGCTTTTTTCTGGATATTCTGATACCGCAGTTTTCCATGACATCATTCCATGTGAAGATCCATGGTATTACCGTAATAGGATGGACTTCTCGTTTTCACAGGACGCCGCAGGAGAGAAATTCGCCGGACTTATGATGCCTATGGCGAAGGCGCGCGTTGTCGATATCGAAGAATGCTATATCACAAGCAGATGGTGTGTCGAGGCCCTAGACGCCGTACGGCAGTGGTGGAAAAACTCCGACCTAGAGGCATATTACCACCCAAAAGATAAAGGAACGCTTCGAGAAGTGATGTTCCGCGAAGGAAAAAATACCGGCGACAGGATGGCTGTCCTTACCGTCTCAGGGAACCCCGACTATGCCCTCGTTCATGATGATATCGCCGCCTTCGTCGAGGCTATACGCGCCTCTTGCGAAGATGAAAACCACAAAGTCAGCATCTTCATACGCATACAACAGCTCGTTGCTGGAAAACCAACAGAATTCTATGAGATGCACCTATATGGCCCTGAATACGTCCGTGAGATCCTTGACGTCGGAGACAGGGGAGCGATAACGGTTAACATCAGCCCAGCAGCGTTTTTTCAGCCAAACACCATCCAGACCGAGAAACTGTATGCCCTAGCCCTAGAACACGCCGATATCACCGAAGAAGACGTCGTATACGACCTATACTGCGGCACTGGAACGATAGGGCTATGTGTGTCGAAAGCTGCCAAAAAAGTCGTCGGCATAGAACTTTCCCCTGAAGCCGTTCTCGATGCTCGTGAGAATATCAAAGACAATAACATAGAAAATATGGAAGTGATACAAGGCGATGTCGGAACAGCCTTGGCAGACGTCGACGACAATGTCGATGTCGTCATCGTAGACCCTCCGCGTTCAGGCCTCGATGAAGATGCCATCGCCAATATCTTACGGCTACGCCCAAAAAAAATCGTCTACATCTCATGCAATCCAAAAACACAGGCAAAGAACGTCGCCGATATCGTTGCAGAAGGGTATTCATTGACGTCAATACAGCCCATAGACCAGTTCCCCCATACACCACATATTGAGAATATAGTAATAGCGGACAGGAAAAACATTGATCATTGA
- a CDS encoding phosphatase PAP2 family protein, with protein MNNKRLYIFFIIIAIFVASWFVPITRSIWDYIDRNVFLSLNGSLVGHVGMQKFFAWLNSRYADWMFEGIAVGVYLAHCIIKGEVSRRQRLQQLLFLLLYIAAIQVFVNKTLCLKILRLSRQSPSLVLPVSVDLSIFPYLNNKVFSYNSFPADHATSLFIVSFFSWSHFRRPVAIVSTILYTFLALPRIIAGSHWFSDVFFGGLCFAAIAWVLAMSIPLLRRLSHSTSKKI; from the coding sequence ATGAATAACAAGCGCTTATATATCTTTTTTATCATCATAGCCATCTTCGTGGCATCGTGGTTTGTCCCTATTACGCGCAGCATATGGGATTATATCGACAGAAATGTTTTCTTATCTCTCAACGGCTCTCTTGTAGGACACGTTGGCATGCAGAAATTCTTCGCTTGGCTTAACTCTCGATATGCCGACTGGATGTTCGAAGGCATCGCCGTCGGTGTATATCTTGCACATTGCATCATCAAGGGCGAGGTATCGCGACGTCAACGCCTACAACAACTGCTGTTTTTGCTGCTGTACATCGCTGCTATCCAGGTCTTCGTCAATAAAACGTTGTGTCTCAAGATATTACGCCTCTCCCGTCAGAGCCCTTCGCTTGTGCTTCCTGTTTCCGTCGACCTTTCTATCTTCCCGTACCTTAATAACAAGGTCTTTTCATATAACAGCTTCCCTGCCGACCATGCGACGTCGCTGTTTATAGTATCTTTCTTTTCGTGGTCGCATTTTCGTCGTCCTGTCGCTATAGTCAGCACTATATTGTATACGTTCCTTGCGTTGCCTCGCATTATTGCTGGGTCTCACTGGTTCAGCGACGTTTTTTTCGGAGGCCTTTGTTTCGCCGCTATTGCGTGGGTTCTTGCTATGTCGATACCATTATTAAGAAGGCTATCGCATAGCACTTCAAAAAAAATATAA
- a CDS encoding permease, translating to MKEAKKFFLMLIGFLACFYLPVEWLTFRNPIFESLALVKWYAREHVLLCLVPAFFIAGAISTFVSKASVIKYFGVKANKILAYSVAAVSGTILAVCSCTVLPLFSGIYKRGAGLGPAIAFLYSGPAINVLAIIMTARILGFQLGLARAVGAILFSVVIGLMMHLIFNKEERERREKGEILSVEEKKGRTLTQDFLYFFSMIGFLVFVNWAKPQNDDKDLWALIFNIKWFVSLGFLVALFAIIAKWFKKDELKGWTQASWKFAKQIIPLLIVGVFIAGLLLGRPGHEGLIPSSLIYKAVGGNSLMANFFASVVGAFMYFATLTEVPILQGLIGAGMGKGPALALLLAGPALSLPNMLVIRGVLGTKKTMTYVSLVIVMATISGIIFGSIVG from the coding sequence ATGAAAGAAGCAAAAAAGTTTTTTTTGATGTTGATAGGCTTCCTCGCGTGTTTTTACCTTCCTGTGGAGTGGCTAACTTTTAGAAACCCTATCTTTGAATCTTTGGCATTGGTGAAATGGTACGCCAGAGAGCATGTCTTGCTGTGCCTTGTCCCCGCATTTTTTATCGCAGGAGCGATTTCAACGTTCGTTAGCAAAGCTTCAGTAATAAAATATTTTGGCGTAAAGGCAAATAAAATTCTTGCCTACAGCGTAGCTGCAGTTTCCGGTACTATTTTGGCAGTCTGTTCTTGTACAGTGCTTCCTTTATTTTCAGGGATATATAAAAGAGGTGCTGGATTAGGCCCAGCTATAGCCTTTCTTTATTCAGGTCCAGCGATAAACGTTTTAGCGATTATTATGACAGCACGTATCCTAGGCTTTCAGCTAGGATTGGCAAGAGCGGTTGGAGCAATACTTTTTAGCGTTGTTATCGGGTTGATGATGCACTTGATATTTAATAAAGAAGAGAGAGAAAGAAGAGAAAAAGGAGAAATTCTTTCTGTAGAAGAAAAAAAAGGGAGAACATTGACGCAAGATTTTTTGTATTTCTTTTCAATGATAGGTTTTTTGGTTTTTGTTAATTGGGCAAAACCACAGAATGATGATAAGGACTTATGGGCATTGATCTTCAATATTAAATGGTTTGTTTCTTTGGGGTTCCTGGTAGCGCTTTTTGCGATTATTGCAAAATGGTTTAAGAAGGATGAATTAAAAGGATGGACACAGGCTTCATGGAAGTTTGCAAAACAAATTATACCACTATTAATTGTAGGCGTATTTATCGCTGGATTGCTTTTAGGAAGGCCTGGACATGAAGGGCTTATCCCTTCTTCTTTAATATATAAAGCCGTGGGAGGAAACTCTTTAATGGCGAACTTCTTCGCTTCTGTTGTTGGAGCCTTTATGTATTTTGCGACTTTAACAGAAGTGCCAATTTTACAAGGACTAATCGGTGCAGGCATGGGAAAAGGGCCGGCTTTGGCGTTATTGCTCGCAGGGCCAGCATTGAGTTTACCAAATATGTTGGTTATACGTGGTGTTTTAGGGACAAAAAAAACAATGACTTATGTTAGCTTGGTTATTGTTATGGCGACAATAAGCGGGATAATATTCGGAAGTATCGTAGGATAA
- a CDS encoding tRNA-dihydrouridine synthase family protein, whose translation MTHSYWRPDGRCPRLFLAPMEGLGDISFRKAFTKVFGGYDEATTPFMRVPSNAHVKSLAKKYDAHQLGDIPCAAQIMGGDAVLMASMAAELEGRGAPRIDINVGCPSNTVVGRNAGSVILKDPTKLYNIANAVVNAVEIPVSIKMRAGFNDDVLFKENLHAAEDSGASFIIVHPRTKKEGYSLPSHWERLVIAKASVSIPVVGNGDIIYNSDAVAMVEASWCDGIMVGRGALMNPWIFHDIRRAFSSTPYHKDHDDVILFLHEVLRLFPGNMSRRIRINKLKGIVVFLFHDDADSKESLLKMQPDNDAVFLEEITLAWRKKQKKYHE comes from the coding sequence ATGACGCATTCTTATTGGAGGCCTGACGGGCGCTGTCCTAGGCTTTTCCTGGCGCCGATGGAAGGTCTTGGCGATATATCGTTCAGGAAAGCGTTTACCAAGGTCTTCGGCGGCTACGACGAAGCGACGACACCGTTTATGCGCGTCCCTAGCAACGCCCATGTTAAGAGCCTCGCAAAGAAATACGATGCTCATCAGCTCGGCGACATACCTTGTGCTGCACAGATCATGGGCGGCGATGCTGTCCTTATGGCCTCTATGGCCGCAGAGCTTGAGGGTCGTGGCGCTCCGCGTATCGACATCAATGTAGGATGTCCTTCTAATACTGTCGTCGGCAGAAACGCTGGGTCTGTGATCCTAAAAGACCCTACGAAGCTCTATAACATCGCCAATGCTGTCGTCAATGCTGTAGAGATCCCCGTCTCGATAAAGATGCGTGCCGGCTTCAACGACGATGTCCTCTTCAAAGAAAACCTTCATGCTGCCGAAGACAGCGGCGCCAGCTTCATAATCGTCCATCCACGGACGAAAAAAGAAGGATACTCTTTGCCGTCGCACTGGGAGCGTCTTGTTATTGCGAAGGCATCGGTGTCGATACCTGTTGTTGGTAATGGTGACATTATATATAATAGTGATGCTGTTGCTATGGTAGAAGCTTCTTGGTGTGATGGTATCATGGTGGGAAGAGGGGCGCTTATGAATCCGTGGATATTCCACGACATACGCCGTGCTTTCTCATCGACGCCATATCATAAAGACCATGATGATGTGATACTCTTTCTCCATGAGGTGCTCCGTCTTTTCCCGGGGAATATGTCGCGACGTATCCGTATCAACAAGCTTAAAGGCATAGTAGTATTTTTATTCCACGACGATGCAGACAGCAAGGAGTCTCTTCTTAAAATGCAGCCAGACAATGATGCTGTGTTTTTAGAAGAAATAACATTGGCGTGGCGAAAGAAACAAAAAAAATATCATGAATAA
- a CDS encoding histone, which yields MALSTTIKKLKDLLVKAVADLEKADNGNKAASQRVRTGTVKLEKIAKLYRKESIKEEKKPGKKKKKKAPAKKKKAVKKKVAKKKAPAKKKKVVKKKAPAKKKVVKKKAPAKKKKVVKKKAPAKKKKVVKKKAPAKKKKVIKKKAPAKKKKVVKKKAPAKKKVVKKKAPAKKKVVKKKVVKKKKVVKKKATAKLPKKKKK from the coding sequence ATGGCATTATCAACAACAATAAAAAAGCTTAAGGACCTTCTTGTAAAGGCCGTGGCTGATTTGGAAAAAGCCGACAACGGTAATAAGGCTGCTTCACAGCGTGTCCGTACAGGCACTGTTAAGCTCGAAAAGATAGCAAAGCTCTATCGCAAAGAGTCTATCAAAGAAGAAAAGAAGCCGGGCAAGAAGAAAAAAAAGAAGGCTCCAGCTAAGAAGAAAAAAGCAGTAAAGAAAAAAGTAGCAAAGAAAAAAGCTCCAGCTAAGAAGAAAAAAGTTGTAAAGAAAAAAGCTCCAGCTAAGAAGAAAGTCGTAAAGAAAAAAGCTCCAGCTAAGAAGAAAAAAGTAGTAAAGAAAAAAGCTCCAGCTAAGAAGAAGAAAGTTGTAAAGAAAAAAGCTCCAGCTAAAAAGAAGAAAGTCATAAAGAAAAAAGCTCCAGCTAAGAAGAAGAAAGTCGTAAAGAAAAAAGCTCCAGCTAAGAAGAAAGTAGTAAAGAAAAAAGCTCCAGCTAAGAAGAAAGTCGTAAAGAAAAAAGTTGTAAAGAAGAAAAAAGTAGTAAAGAAAAAAGCTACAGCTAAACTTCCAAAGAAAAAGAAGAAGTAA
- a CDS encoding YicC family protein, protein MLRSMTAYGRGDVTSEAGRFVVEMSSVNRRHLDVKVSMPRELQRFEIDVRKHVARSTSRGSVSVYITAYYDDKSPRSVVANMPLVRQLRDAWSAINEELGYEKKGVNPKLLLEEQGVLLYDDDIADEESYRSAVLAAVDKALEGFVSMKNAEGSALNDDIVARIETLEKTVSAIESNSTGATEAFREKLLARIEEVVAGTTENEERILREVAIYAEKLDITEEITRLRSSIAQFNGMLSEKKDSVGKTIEFLVQELNREINTISSKASSAEIAKLVVIAKSELEKIREQIQNVE, encoded by the coding sequence ATGTTAAGAAGTATGACAGCATATGGACGCGGTGACGTCACCAGTGAAGCAGGACGCTTCGTTGTAGAGATGAGTTCCGTCAACCGCAGACATCTCGATGTCAAAGTTTCGATGCCTCGCGAGCTACAACGTTTTGAAATAGACGTCAGGAAACATGTCGCAAGATCAACTTCGCGGGGGAGCGTCAGCGTGTATATCACAGCATACTACGATGATAAATCACCAAGGTCTGTAGTAGCAAACATGCCGCTGGTGCGACAGCTTCGCGATGCATGGTCAGCGATAAACGAAGAGCTGGGATATGAAAAAAAAGGCGTTAACCCAAAGCTTCTCCTCGAAGAGCAAGGCGTTCTTCTATATGACGATGATATCGCCGACGAAGAAAGCTACCGCTCGGCGGTCCTTGCCGCCGTCGATAAAGCACTAGAAGGCTTCGTTTCAATGAAAAATGCCGAAGGCTCGGCCCTCAACGACGACATCGTCGCAAGGATAGAAACTCTAGAGAAAACTGTCAGCGCCATAGAAAGCAATAGCACAGGAGCGACAGAAGCGTTCCGCGAGAAACTTCTCGCCAGGATAGAAGAAGTCGTCGCCGGCACCACAGAAAACGAAGAAAGAATACTCCGAGAAGTAGCGATATACGCCGAAAAGCTCGATATCACCGAAGAGATAACACGCTTAAGGTCGAGTATAGCACAGTTTAACGGCATGCTCTCAGAGAAAAAAGACTCCGTGGGAAAGACTATAGAATTCCTCGTCCAAGAGCTAAACAGAGAGATTAACACCATAAGCTCCAAAGCGTCGAGTGCCGAAATAGCAAAACTCGTCGTCATAGCAAAAAGCGAGCTAGAGAAAATCCGTGAACAAATACAAAACGTAGAGTAG
- a CDS encoding YitT family protein gives MATKSRITTGKSFTTYFYSVIFTALGALLAAISIEIIFVPNDLIDGGIVGIAMIFGKLFGQQFIPYFLLLLNMPFLYLAYKNISKTFVIHMIAAVLMFAGFLFFLHGKAPFVGGDALEIVILGGVSLGAGLGLIIRMGGCLDGTEILGIIANSRKGFTVGQVVFAINLLIFALAGIVFRSWRPPFLSLMTYFVAMKVMDTVIVGLEETKSVNIISSKVKVISDALIHELGLGLTIMYGRGGFSNKNREIIYVVVERLQLAELKKVVYREDPSAFIAIQNLHEIANGRQGIKKRTRRKTPKKRRANAQ, from the coding sequence ATGGCAACAAAATCGCGTATCACTACCGGGAAGTCGTTTACGACATATTTTTATTCTGTAATTTTTACAGCTCTTGGGGCTTTATTAGCGGCGATATCTATAGAGATAATATTCGTTCCCAACGATCTTATTGACGGCGGTATCGTTGGTATTGCCATGATTTTCGGCAAGCTTTTCGGACAGCAATTCATCCCATATTTTCTTCTTCTTCTAAATATGCCCTTTTTATATCTCGCATATAAGAACATCAGCAAGACCTTCGTCATACATATGATCGCAGCGGTATTGATGTTCGCGGGTTTTCTTTTCTTTCTCCATGGCAAAGCGCCTTTTGTTGGAGGCGACGCCCTTGAGATCGTAATCCTCGGTGGCGTCTCTCTCGGCGCTGGCCTCGGCCTTATCATCAGGATGGGTGGGTGTCTCGACGGCACTGAGATCTTAGGAATCATTGCTAACAGCCGAAAAGGTTTCACTGTAGGACAGGTTGTCTTCGCCATAAACCTCCTTATCTTCGCATTGGCAGGAATCGTCTTCCGCAGCTGGCGTCCTCCTTTTTTATCTCTTATGACCTATTTCGTTGCTATGAAGGTGATGGACACCGTCATTGTAGGCCTTGAGGAGACGAAGTCGGTAAACATCATCTCTAGCAAGGTAAAAGTCATCTCCGACGCTCTAATCCACGAACTTGGCCTCGGTCTTACTATAATGTATGGTAGGGGTGGTTTTTCTAATAAAAACCGTGAGATAATATACGTCGTTGTCGAGCGTCTTCAGCTCGCCGAGCTTAAGAAGGTGGTATATCGTGAAGACCCTTCGGCATTCATCGCCATACAGAATCTACACGAGATCGCCAATGGTCGACAAGGCATCAAGAAGAGAACGCGTCGCAAGACTCCAAAAAAACGCCGCGCCAACGCACAATGA
- a CDS encoding tetratricopeptide repeat protein: MVFLRKTCFFVVLSLSALSAVIADSGVSSYDEDLLRAHRFSSAGLYSDAALIYNKVLGSLDVSVESSKKHAFYDMVRYLLAESYYLSDEYRDALDVIARADFSDEQYHAKALLLQGSAYHHRGDYAQAVSVLVSYLNLGPREALLNYDKAQWLLGFSYYKLGKMTFSRRHLRNIKYSEGGDNGYYHRAQIYLARIHLIDRNPDNAVEVLEALLEVLPSRDALSYEASYILGEIAFRSGRYSEAVEWYSSAVPHRNYELADWHSNALYNIGWCYLKLGEEGNDDITTRSVSLSNAIEVFEKLAAHNGDERAYLALARIYLLRKDLLGDESDSARIEEILSHDGLFLSRDTAAEALLLRGEAAKSYNARADIYRSLTDDSFSASPLYGLGWYYRGLNDFKEYLEGGSSWHNLCDDAIEAFGKAYDILVDSDKEKAALALKYLAQANFSRGTSATRLSAAEALERLVSSADLFDAIDCRDEVLYLQGFVAYHLEDAEASSSLVVDALERTVAEYPDSAFAPMALSLLGTHYFHSGAHEDAEKTFLVLAKRYPSSSLAGDAWFWAGEAADWQHSDDDIVKKYRRTAFECYPSSSHASEAYFSYYSFAEYLRSNVDALEHIYAMEDLFPTTPHLIVAYYLIGLDNKVVHYDDNDEIVRASDYKAAISSFEKASDAFETCYDSGVITDDALEYFATIRYRAILENALIKMIIADDTEGAARRLYLESAAKILNDIVRVFDGDDDIMRSLTGERPFPRLREESEYSLAIAYIKMKDYSSAEKALSSLLGHYSSAKISRGYYLSRAWYEQGRLAMEAHNDYDLAIKFLLRAEEAAQDRVLSDEQNLDLWIQQSACYRALEQYDTAMLMLSKVINEDVISPLRIKAMYLRAEVYEIQGRRELALKQLEVTALSGGVWGTLAQEKLEQDYVFF, translated from the coding sequence ATGGTTTTTTTGCGGAAGACATGTTTTTTTGTGGTTTTGTCATTATCAGCGTTGTCAGCGGTAATAGCTGACAGCGGCGTTTCTTCATACGACGAAGATCTTCTTCGTGCGCATCGCTTTTCTAGTGCGGGCCTTTATTCCGACGCTGCTCTTATATACAATAAAGTTTTAGGCTCTCTCGATGTTTCGGTGGAGTCTTCCAAAAAACATGCTTTCTATGACATGGTACGGTATCTTCTTGCGGAGTCATATTATCTTTCCGACGAGTATCGCGATGCTCTTGACGTCATTGCCCGCGCAGATTTTTCTGACGAGCAGTACCATGCTAAGGCGTTGTTATTACAGGGCAGCGCGTATCATCATCGTGGCGACTATGCACAAGCCGTATCGGTATTAGTGTCGTACCTAAACCTTGGTCCTCGTGAAGCTCTTCTCAACTATGACAAAGCTCAGTGGCTTCTTGGTTTCTCATATTACAAACTCGGCAAGATGACATTCTCAAGGCGTCATCTTCGCAATATAAAATATTCTGAAGGCGGCGACAACGGATACTATCATCGTGCGCAGATATACCTTGCGAGGATACACCTTATCGATCGCAACCCCGACAATGCCGTCGAGGTTTTAGAGGCTTTGCTTGAAGTCCTTCCCTCCCGCGACGCTCTTAGCTATGAAGCGTCGTATATCCTTGGCGAGATAGCGTTCAGAAGCGGCAGGTATTCTGAAGCTGTAGAGTGGTACAGCAGTGCCGTCCCACATCGAAACTACGAGCTTGCCGACTGGCATTCCAACGCCCTTTATAATATAGGGTGGTGTTATCTTAAGCTCGGGGAAGAGGGCAACGACGATATCACAACGCGTTCTGTGTCGCTCAGCAATGCCATAGAGGTTTTCGAGAAGCTCGCCGCCCACAATGGCGACGAACGCGCATACCTTGCTCTTGCGAGGATATACCTTCTCCGTAAAGATCTTCTCGGCGATGAAAGCGACAGCGCCCGTATCGAGGAGATTCTATCCCACGACGGTCTTTTTCTTTCTCGAGATACTGCTGCCGAGGCTTTGCTTCTCCGTGGTGAGGCGGCGAAGTCATACAATGCCCGTGCCGATATATATCGCAGCCTTACCGACGACAGTTTTTCGGCATCGCCATTATACGGCTTAGGCTGGTATTACCGGGGTCTCAACGACTTCAAAGAATACCTCGAAGGCGGGTCTTCGTGGCATAATCTCTGTGACGACGCCATAGAGGCTTTTGGCAAGGCGTACGACATCCTCGTCGACAGCGACAAAGAAAAAGCCGCCCTTGCCTTGAAATACCTTGCGCAGGCGAATTTCTCTCGTGGCACTAGCGCGACGCGCCTTTCTGCCGCTGAAGCTCTCGAGCGTCTTGTCTCCAGCGCCGACCTCTTCGATGCTATTGATTGCCGCGACGAGGTTCTATATCTTCAAGGTTTCGTAGCATACCATCTTGAGGATGCGGAGGCATCGAGTTCTCTTGTCGTCGATGCTCTCGAGCGTACCGTCGCAGAATACCCAGACAGTGCTTTTGCTCCTATGGCGTTGAGTCTTCTTGGCACACACTATTTCCACAGCGGCGCCCATGAAGATGCCGAGAAGACCTTCCTTGTCCTTGCAAAGCGCTACCCTTCATCTTCTCTTGCTGGCGATGCATGGTTCTGGGCTGGAGAGGCTGCCGACTGGCAACATAGCGACGATGACATCGTAAAAAAATACCGGCGTACCGCCTTCGAATGTTATCCTTCGAGCTCTCATGCCTCAGAGGCATATTTTTCTTACTATTCTTTCGCGGAATACCTTCGCAGCAATGTCGACGCTCTAGAACATATATATGCTATGGAAGATCTCTTCCCCACAACGCCACACCTCATCGTAGCATATTACCTAATAGGCCTCGACAACAAAGTCGTCCACTACGACGACAACGACGAAATCGTCCGTGCTAGCGACTACAAAGCTGCTATTTCTTCTTTCGAGAAGGCCTCTGACGCCTTCGAAACGTGTTACGACAGTGGCGTCATCACCGACGATGCTCTGGAATATTTCGCGACGATACGATACCGTGCCATCTTAGAAAATGCTTTGATTAAGATGATCATCGCCGATGATACCGAAGGTGCAGCACGACGTCTTTACCTCGAAAGTGCTGCGAAGATCCTTAACGACATCGTCCGAGTCTTTGATGGCGATGACGATATCATGCGATCGCTCACCGGCGAGAGGCCTTTCCCTCGCCTTCGTGAAGAGAGCGAATACAGCCTCGCCATTGCATATATCAAGATGAAAGATTATTCCTCTGCGGAGAAGGCCTTGTCGTCGTTGCTAGGCCATTACTCTTCGGCGAAGATATCGCGAGGATATTACCTCTCGAGGGCGTGGTACGAACAGGGACGCCTTGCCATGGAGGCACACAACGACTACGACCTTGCGATAAAGTTTTTGCTTCGCGCCGAAGAGGCCGCCCAAGACAGAGTCCTCAGCGACGAGCAGAACCTCGACCTGTGGATACAGCAGAGCGCGTGTTACCGCGCCTTAGAGCAATATGATACTGCGATGCTTATGCTGTCGAAAGTCATCAACGAAGACGTCATCTCGCCGCTGCGCATCAAAGCGATGTATCTTCGTGCAGAGGTCTACGAAATTCAGGGACGCCGTGAGCTCGCCCTTAAACAATTAGAAGTCACAGCCCTTTCCGGGGGCGTGTGGGGAACGTTAGCACAAGAAAAGTTGGAGCAAGACTATGTTTTCTTTTGA
- a CDS encoding NUDIX hydrolase has protein sequence MKAEDFIMLAQKKILETKVFNVAEYSVLQPGDVTVTRTIVEHRGSVVFMPITAEGKLIITKQYRAGVDDIVLEFPAGTMDKEGESPLDCAKREICEEVGYEAKKWTSLGYHFPSPGYCNHKEYDFIAEELSPKKLEGPEEEIIEVVIMSPEEFESAIKEGVVVDGKSLSLYLKAKIMGFL, from the coding sequence ATGAAAGCAGAAGATTTTATTATGTTGGCACAGAAGAAGATCTTGGAGACGAAAGTCTTCAACGTCGCGGAATATTCTGTGTTGCAGCCAGGAGATGTCACTGTAACACGTACTATCGTAGAGCATCGCGGTTCTGTTGTTTTCATGCCTATCACTGCCGAAGGCAAGCTTATCATCACGAAGCAATATCGCGCTGGTGTCGATGACATCGTCCTTGAGTTCCCTGCTGGTACTATGGACAAAGAAGGAGAGTCCCCTCTCGACTGTGCGAAGCGGGAGATCTGCGAAGAGGTCGGCTATGAGGCGAAGAAATGGACGTCTCTTGGGTATCATTTTCCTTCTCCGGGATATTGTAACCACAAAGAGTATGATTTTATCGCCGAGGAGTTATCTCCCAAGAAGCTCGAAGGCCCTGAAGAGGAGATAATAGAGGTTGTCATTATGTCTCCCGAAGAATTCGAGTCTGCCATCAAAGAAGGTGTCGTTGTTGATGGAAAGTCTTTATCTCTTTATCTAAAAGCTAAAATCATGGGTTTTTTATAG
- the mnmD gene encoding tRNA (5-methylaminomethyl-2-thiouridine)(34)-methyltransferase MnmD translates to MDYNNDDIIWSDDGAPRSAFFDDIYFSAGDCLAETEHVFLKGNDLHKRWKQCSTFTIAETGFGSGLNFLGAYNLWKDIAPGDASLRYISAERFPLSKKNLAKVYSSIPEIANAGPLLELYPDTPETGVCDIAFENNVTLTLFFGDVLESFDIIEAGSVDAWFLDGFSPAKNPEMWSDAVLNKVGTTTKAGGTFATFTCARCIREGLSLAGFDVEKAGGFGSKRHMLRGEKQ, encoded by the coding sequence ATGGATTATAACAACGATGACATAATATGGAGCGACGATGGTGCTCCACGTTCAGCTTTCTTCGACGACATATATTTCTCTGCTGGAGACTGCCTTGCCGAGACGGAGCACGTCTTTTTGAAAGGCAACGACCTTCATAAACGCTGGAAGCAGTGTTCTACCTTCACAATAGCTGAGACGGGTTTTGGATCTGGGCTAAACTTTCTCGGTGCCTATAATCTGTGGAAGGACATCGCTCCTGGAGATGCTTCGCTGCGATATATCTCTGCAGAAAGGTTCCCTCTCAGCAAGAAAAACCTTGCGAAGGTATATAGTTCTATCCCTGAAATCGCTAATGCCGGTCCGCTGTTAGAACTTTATCCCGACACTCCCGAGACTGGCGTGTGTGACATCGCCTTCGAGAACAATGTTACGCTGACGCTATTCTTCGGCGACGTCCTTGAAAGTTTCGATATCATCGAAGCCGGCAGCGTTGATGCGTGGTTCCTCGACGGTTTTTCTCCGGCGAAAAACCCCGAGATGTGGTCAGACGCTGTTTTAAATAAAGTAGGGACAACAACGAAAGCCGGCGGAACCTTTGCGACGTTCACCTGTGCGCGTTGTATCCGTGAAGGTTTATCATTAGCAGGCTTTGACGTCGAAAAGGCCGGTGGCTTTGGGTCCAAGAGGCATATGCTCCGCGGGGAAAAGCAATGA